The genome window tcacaatttcatttTTCTCATTTCTTTTACGCACAAATACCCATCTATATCCGACGGGTTTTATACCTGCAGGTGTTTGGACAATAGGTCCAAAAACTTGGCGTTTTTCAAGTGATTTCAGTTCAGCTTCAATAGCTTCTTTCCATTTTGGCCAATCATTTCTTCTTTTACATTCATAGATCGATCTAGGTTCATGATCCTCGATTTCCTCAGAAATGTCAAGTGCAGCTGCATATGCAAATATATCATCCATGACAATTTCTTTTCTGTTCCACCTCTTTCCTGAAATGACATAATTTATCGAGATCTCTTCATTGTCAACAATTTCAGGTGTTTGATCATCTTTGGAAGACGTCTCTTCAGTGATCAATTCTACGATGTCATTTGATGTTCCAGCTTTATTATCAAGTCTCCTTGTTTTTCTTGGAGTTTTATCCTTGGATCCAATAGGTCTACCACGCTTCAGGCGTGCTTTAGACTCATTTGCTAGCATGATTTTATTATCTTCTTCAGGAAGTTTAATCTTACAAGGAACATTAACAGCTGGTATATGTGACTTTGTCACATTTTTGACATCAGTAAATGAATCAGGCAATCTATTTGCGACTTCTTGTAGGTGGATAATCTTTTGAACTTCAAGTTCACATTGATTTGTACGAGGATCATAATGAGACAGGGATACTGCATTCCACAAAATTTCttgcttttctttttcaaattttgtctTATCTCCCCCTAATGCAGGAAAAATTGTCTCATCAAATTGACAATCGGCAAATCTTGCCGTAAAATAAATCACCAGTCTTGGgctccaaatatttaataattgagGGAGAATCAAATCCAACCCCTAATCTTCTTTGGGGTCCCATTTTTGTTCGTTGGGGAGGGGATATTGGAACATAAACAGCACACCCAAAAATTTTCAAGAGTGAGAGATATTTGGTTCTTGACCATTTACCAGTTGCAGTggggaatatttatgataagaagTCGGTCTTAACCGAACTAAAGAAGCCGCATGTAATATTGCATGTCCCCAGACAGTAGTTGGTAAATTTGTTCTCATAAGTAATGGTCTTGCAATTAGTTGTAGCCTTTTAATGAAAGACTCGGCAAGACCATTTTGAGTGTGTGTGTGGGCAACAGAATGCTCCACTTCAATCCCAATAGACATACAATAATCTTTAAAAGATTGGGATGTAAATTCTCCTGCATTGTCCAATcgtattttctttatattataatCAGGAAATTGTGCTCGTAATCGAATTATTTGAGCAAGGAGTCGTGCAAAAGCAACATTACGAGTGGACAATAAACTAACGTGTGACCATCTTGTTGATGCATCAATGAGTACCATAAAGTACTGAAATGGCCCACTAGATGGGGTAATTGGTCCACATATATCTCCTTGAATTCGCTCCAAAAATTTTGGGCATTCAATGGCAACTTTCACAGGAGATggtttttttatcaattttccTTGAATACAAGCAACACATGAAAAATCTTTGGACAATggaacaattttatttttgagcGGACGTCCATTTGAATTTTCAATAATTCTTCGCATCATTGTTGAACCCGGATGGCCTAAACGATCAtgccatataataaaatttatcggGTCAACAGGACTTTTATTAATAGTCATATGTGACTCAACTGGATTTATGAAAGTATAATATAATCCAGAATTATATGATGGGAGTTTTTCTATCACATGTTTTCTCCCTGAGACTATAGTTGTGATACATAAATATTCATTATTACGTTCATTTGTCGTCTCAATATGATAGCCATTGTGGCGTATATCTTTAAAGCTCAAAAGATTTCTTTTTGATCGGGGGGAAAACATTGCATTTTCAATCAATAAACATGCACCATTAGGTAGCATTATACTTGCTCTTCCGGAGCCTTCAATTATATCTGATGCACCCGATATTGTATTAACATTAGCTTTGGCTAATTGTTAGATGCGaaaaatatactttatttttcaaaattgtatgTGTTGTTGCACTATCCGCCAAACAAAATGATTCTTCATCTTTCATGTCACATAATGAAAGGCTACCGGCCATATTTcttcaaaagaaaaatatataaatattttagagaataaaatatttgaaataatttaaacagaaggagatttcataatatatattcaagcAATCATTTCAGAGTTCGaatgtaaatatttttatattcaataaGCAAAGCAAggcttttaaatatatgatttaattatcGCCACCATCAAATTCGGTCATCTCCACATTCACATTTTCAAAGAAATCACTAATTCTGATGTGATCCTTTAGGGCATCACATTTTTCTTTGGTTTCTCCTCATTTTTCCTCCAATTCTAGAGGtgagcatttttttttaattttattaaaaatggaGAAACTGTGGTAATCATGACCTCGACCATTCCCAAAACCACAATCACGGGCATGTCCATGACCACGTCAAAagatcttattattattattatttttttacagtcATGAATAAACACAACATTCACTTCAGGGAATGGTGTTGAACCAATCGGGTTCATGGTTTTGTTCATCAAGGAGCAATACTTAAAATAAGCTCAGAATATTTTGTGAATCCACGTTCACGATATTGTTGATGAAAGAGCATGTGACGGGGAATGTGGAGTTTGTTTTCTCCAACATATCTTTATCAGTGATATTCTCGCCACACAACTTTAGTGGGGATGTAATTTTAACCATTGCAAAGTTATACTTGCTCTCACTTTTATAGTCTTGCAAGCGCAAGTGATGCCAATCATAGCGAGCCTCGGGAAGTATCACTTccggttttttttttgtgttgtcatatttttctttcagatcCATCCAAAGAGTGTggatcttttcaaaaaaaaaaaaaatcataacctTTGCTTTATCTTACTCAGAGGCCTTATTTTCCTCATTTATTGTGTCACCAAGGCTCATGGCACTTAGATGGATTTCCGCATCCAAAATCCATgtcaagtaatatttttttttttcgggTGACATCAAGTACATTGAACTCAAGTTTTGTAAGATTTGatatttcaaatactaaaacaaATTATCTAGAGAGTAAACATCAAAgtaagattttaataaatttattatgtgtATCACAAATAGGTCTATACTAACCAAACATCCTAGTTGTGTTAAATACCAAAAACAcatactcaaaaatcacatgctCAAATATCTTAAATCTTCCCAAATTAAGAATAGTATCAAAAATAACATCAAAACATATTAATCCAATATCATGAATCAAAGAATAGCAATTTACTCTATGATAAGTCATAATTCTATGATAAAATCAAATCTGATCAGTTTCAAAGAATGTCAATTTACACTATGAAGATGATTTTATCTGGAAAAGTATAAAACACGAAAAACGTAGAATATTCCAAGATCTTTTCAGAATGGTAAGGCTCGTTAAAAACGAACAAGTAATGAATTcagaaaacaaatatttgtgGACTGCAGATgcaaaatcagcttctgattatgatagtattttaatatttaaaacatcAAAATCACAGAATATCGAAATGGAGTGTCAATACAAAAAGTAGATATCGAAAAGAGGTTTCCAGAATGGTATTGCTCataatatttggaaaaatattcaatttactaTGAATTTTAGAAGTGACAGCATATCAACTTGAATTATAGAATCAGATTACACAAAATGCAGATTTTGACATACTTATGAGCATATTTTAGAAATATGCAAAGAAGATCAAAAGACCTTTGCAACGAATATAAGATCAATGTATTCCGATGAACAATGAACCAAATACGAAATTTATAAGACTCAAACACATAATAAGCACATAAAGATCATACTATTGCAAGTAAAGCAAAGTAAGCTACAAGAAGTGTACTTACTTGATGGACAAAGCGAAATAACAAGATTTTCGTAGAATCCTTCCACTTCTTGGATTTCCAATACCTATTTACACtatcgtgctgataacgtgttatataatatatactataaagaGAGCAAATAGAAGAACAAAATGACTAAGAGAATGGTGAGGATTTTCATATCATTTCAAGCAATACAAAATGCCTTTATATAGGCCATGAGATATAGGTTACAAGTATAATGGAGAGTCAAGAGTCTCCTATTAATGGGAGCAAGTTAAAGGACAAAGTCATCCACAAGCCAAAGGTCacctaataaaataattacataacaatTTACTTATTATCCAAAAAAgatcaacaaaaaaaattgagatattTAACATTACTATTTAATGATTAAcctattattaatttaatcaatccATATGAAAGAAGGTGGACGCATTAATTTGTAGCACCAAAGAACGAAGAAGAATAAGCAAGCAAAATCTTAGGGATATTCTATAGTATTCGTATTAAATTAGCCACCAGTGCAACTTGAAAATTTAAGCAAACAGCATCGAGACAAATAGATGGTAGAGCCCCAATTTCTTTGTCTCTTATCCCTAATATTTTAGGCCCACCACAGGCAATTATAACTTAGGTCCACCACACACGATTACATGTTTGGAGATAGAAATACCTTAATTCAACACTTTCGAGCAGTTCATATAAGATATAATTAAGTAATGTCAGCCCAGCTgttattaaaacaataaaaattagCTAAATCAAGAAGACAAAATCAAGAAACTTGTAACAAATGCAACTTGCGGCTTAAGAAAAGATGCAGTCATGATTTAACGTAGGTTTCCGCACTTGCTCCGTTTCAAAATTAAcccattttacatgtttttttggaaaaaaaaaattgttccaaATATTTCTCCCTCTCTTTTTCAAGACAAATTTTTAGATGACTTTTACTAAAATGCTCCCAAAATAGTATTTACGATGTTCGACTAATATACATATACTCacaacataatttaatttaatgtaattaTCAAAAATAGACAAGAAAATTAAATACTAAACTAACATTTTGTCAAGATGCTTAATTTTCTCAAAAGTGACatgtaaaatgggacggaggaaaTATAAACAAGATGGAGATGTAACAAGCATGCTGTTCTCCGTGAATCACCATCTTTTAATATGAGTTAATAGTATTTAGATCACTCAACTCGCTGCTAACTTTCAGTAAGGTCATAcaattcaaaaaatttcaatatatgaGGTCAAGAaacaaagaatttttttaatttagtcaTTATACACGTTAAAATATTCACGACCGTTAGGTCGTGTTGACAACAGATAGAACTCCGTAATATTGCCAGATCAATGTCATATCACTTGTCACATCAGTAAAATAACATTCCTAGTTCCCTCGCTGAAATACACCAcatgttctctctctctctctctctcactctctctctctcccctctctatCTCCGTCCCGTCCCGTAGTGACAACTTTCACGGTTGCTGAAAAAATTGCCTAACCGCGGCTGTTGCCGTTTCCCTGCAACGTTGTTAAAAttgaatttcagtttgcttTTAATAGATTTAGGTATTAGGTTGGGTGAAGGTTTAGAAGAGTTCCACATGTAATATAcgggaaataaaataaaaaatgatgaaaCAAAGGAGGGGATCGACACCCCTTCGGCAAAAAATGTTTTATTATGATCAATTGAAGTCTATATGATAAAGAGAGAAAGAACACATCctcatgtatattaaaaaatatatatgcaaattgttacacctgataatatatgtatttaaagcAAATTTTTGTCTTGCGAAGACAAGGATGAAATAAATATGTATCTAAgagatattattattactcaAGAAGCAAAACACATAAAAGATTACAATGGAAATGCATGCTGCTACCTATCTGGAGCATAGTCTAATTTATAGGAAAGAAGAAACCTAAATCAACTAAAAACAAGGAACACTACGAGCACTACTCTGACTAGTGGAGTTGACACTCCTGGTTTTATTCAACTACTTCCACTACAATGATCTAATCCCTACAAAAtagaaaacagaaaaacaacAAACACTTATTCAAACTTTCTTCTCAACGGCTAGTGATTTGCACTAATTTGTAACACTCTTCCTTAGTGCAAACTCACTATCAACAACACCAAGAGCTTTACGGAACACCTCAAATTTAGCTTTAGCAAGAGGCTTAGTGAAACCATCAGCAACTTGTTCCTGGGTTGGAATCCACAACAACTCAATATCATCTCCCAGAACTTTCACCCGAACAAAATGGAATTGAGTTTGTATGTGCTTTGTCCGTGCGTGAAAAACTGGATTTTCAGCAATCTTTATAGCACTCTCATTGTCACAGTAAATAGGTACTGTATGATTAGCGCTTTCAACTATTTCTTCGAGAAGTCTCTTAAGCCAAATGCACTCCTGAGTTGCCATACTTGCTGCTACATATTCCGCCTCGCAACTTGAAAGAGCCACTGTACCTTGCTTTTTGCTGCACCATGTAATTGCTGCTGAACCTGTGCTGAAACAAAATCCAGTTGTGGAGCGCCGATCATTTCTATCACCAGCCCAATCTGCATCTACAAAACCAGTCAAAGAGTACTTCATATCACGCTTATACATCAAACCATAACTGAGAGTGCCCTTTATGTAACGGAGAATCCTTTTTGCTGCAATTAAATGATCCTCACATGGTTTATCCATAAACTGGGATATGACCCCAACAGCATATACAATATCCGGGCGTgttattgttaaataaaataagttgcCAACAATTTGACGAAACAAACCAGCATCTTCCAGTTCCCTTCCCTCAATTTTAGACAACTTTGTGCAAGGCTCCATGGGAGTTGTCATAATCTTGGACTCCTCCATTCGAAAACGTTTTAGCAGGCCTGTTGCATACCGCTTCTGAGACACAAAATAGCCGTCTGACTTCTGAATTTCTAAGCCAAGAAAACAGCTAGCTTTTCCCAAATTCTTCATTTCATAACGAACAGATAAAGCATCACGGAGGTGAGAAATTTCAGCATCATCGTCTCCCGTAATAatcatgtcatccacataaagaagaagcatagtgcatttattgtgtgcccttttGATGAATAAACTTGGATCTGCTTCTGAAGATTTAAAGCCACAAAAAACAAGATATTGAGCTATCTTACCAAACCAAAGACGAGGAGATTGCCCGAGGCCATAAAATGACTTTTTGAGCAAATACACATAATCAGGGAACTCCTTTGATATAAAGCCTTTTGGTTGCTCCATAAATATATCACGATCAAGTTCACCATATAGGAATGCATTTTTCACATCTAGTTGCCATAACTTCCATCTGTTGCTAGCAGCCAAAGAAATGATTGTTCGAATTGTCACCATTCTAGCAACTGGGCTGAAAGTCTCTTCATAATCACGACCATACTGCTGAGAAAACCCACGAGCGACTAGGCGAGCCTTGTGCCTTGAGATTGTACCATCAGCATTCCTTTTCAATTTGTATACCCACTTACATGAAACCAATTCTGCATCTGCTGGTTTTGGCACAAGTTGCCAGGTATCATTTTTGTTTAAAGCTGCAATTTCCTCTTGCATAGCCTCTTCCCATTCACGAATTCCTTTCGCTTCTTCATAACACTTGGGCTCATCTTCTTCATTCGCAGAAAAACATGCCAGCACCGAAAATTGATTTGCATCAACTTCATAATCGTTAAGATATGAGGGTTGTTGTCTTTGCCTTGTTGATCGTCGTCTAATACCTTCCTCTGATTGGTTGTTTTCTTCATGTAAAGAACTATCAGTTTCCTTACCAGAGGCTTCATCTTCATAAAAAAGAGGAAGATTTGATATACTGTTCTTGCCTTCATTTGAACCAAACTTGTAGGCTGACActtcatcaaaaaccacatcaCGTGAGATGGTAATATTCTTTGTCTCAGGATCCATACATTTCCAACCCTTTTTACGCGTATCATATCCAACAAATACACAGCACTTAGCCTTTGGATCAAGCTTTGTTCGGTAATGCTTGTGCACATGAACATAACAAGTAGAACCAAAAACACGGAAATAGCTAACATATGGCTTGCTTTCATACAAATATTCAAAAGGACTTGGGTGTTTACCAGGCCATGGAGGCAAACGATTCACAACGTGACAAGCCGTTTCAAAAGCAGCAGCCCATAACTCTCTTGGAAGATTATTTCCGTGTAACCAGGACAAGCATACAGATGTCAAGTGAGCAAGCTTACGCTCCGCGATACCATTCTGTTGCGGAGTATCCGTACATGTTAGTTGACGACGGATCCCATGTTCCCTGCAGTAATTGTTAAACTGGGCAGACACAAACTCTCCACCATTATCAGTGCGCAGGCATTTTAATGGGCGGTTAAATTCTTTCTCTAAATCGTACTTAAATTCTTTGAATTTAGACAAGGCTTCACTTTTGCATTCTAGAAAGTACACCCATGTGAAACGAGAGAAATCATCTACAATTATTATTACATAGCGACAACCACTATAACTAGGTGTTCTTGTAGGTCCCAAAAGATCACAATGGACTAACTCTAACACCTTGCTAGCTCGATTACTAGAATCTTGAAAAGGAAGGCGGTGAGATTTTCCGTATTGACAACCAGAACAGACCACATTCTcatgaatatttttaaacacaGGGACACCATCTAAAAGtctatctttagaaattttatcAAGTAGCTAATACCCAACGTGACCTAAACGAGCATGCCATAGTGTTGAATTTACATTTCTACTTGTCTTTTCAACATAAGCCTCATTTGCTGACAAAACGTACAGagattcttttctttttccagtAAACAAAACATCAGCACTAATATGATCCACATTTGAAAGTACTTGAACATTATCTGGACCAAAAAGTACGTACCTTCCCGAATTTGTAATTTGTGAGACTGAGGCAAGATTCTTCTTTAAGCCCGGAACGTGATAGACATCGTCAAGACGAACACCTTCAGAATTATCTTCTTTGTAGAACCCTTCCTTGATTACTGGATGTAAAGAATTGTCTGCCGTCACAATGACTTAATTCCCACAATGCGGACGcacatttaataataaatcaatatttCCAGTGGCATGATGAGAAAAATCTGAATCAACAATCCATTCCCTAGTGTAATCAATTGATGAATGTGCCGCTGCATTTGCGTCAGTCGGGTGCAAAACAGAAGTCACATTTGATGCTTGACTACTAACTTCGATTGATagacatttttcccaatttgCCTGTTCACCACTGCTTTCATGAACAACATTTGCTCCTGCTTCCTGCATTTTAACACGACAATTTGCTTTAACATGGCCATGTTTCCCACATCGATCACATGACACTTTCACTCGATAATCCCTTTTGATGTGTCCTGGCTTTCCACATCTATAGCAACCCTGGGAAGAACTCCTTTGCTTCTCCTCATTTGCCGCAGAGTACTTTCGGTCACCTGCAGAATTCCTTGTAACAGAGCTCCTCCTTTGCTCTTTAGAATAAAGAACATCCTCCTTAAAAGGCTGATTACTGCCACTTGCTGCTTGTTTCACCAAAGCTTCCTGGTTAGAGAGTAGATTCTCTAACTCAATGATAGAAGGTTGTGTAGCCCATCCTTGAActgatgatatatataaagGGCATGAACTCTTTCCGCAAACCACGAATGAGATAGCGACGCAAGCGTGCATCCTTCACAGGCTCCTCCTTGTCCAATGCAGAAATTTCTAAACACAAACTCTTAACTTTAAGAAAATATTCTTCAACGGAAAGTGTACCTTGAGTTGTCATTGCTAATTCATTTTCAAGAAACTGTAGCCGAGCAGTATTCTTTTTGGTAAACAACTTCTCAAGTGTGTCCCAGACCTCCTTTGGTGACGATGAGTCCCGTACATGCTCAATATAATCTTTGCTAATTGATGTCCTCAAAGCGAATAAAGCTTTGCCACTCTTGATCTTCCATTTCCGCCGTAATTCAGCATTCTGGGGTGTATTTGTTGGAATACTCGTCTCATCACCTGATATTAGATCCCACAAATCCTGGCCCTGCAAGTAAGCTTCCATACACAGCTTCCAATAATTATAGTTATTGCCGACAAGCTTGTCAACCGAGGCATTAGACATAGCACTGCCACCATTCATATTTCGAAAATAATAAGAATACCAATgttaacctggctctgataccatgaaataaatatatatctaagatatattattattactcaaGAAGCAAAACACATAAAAGATTACAATGGAAATGCATGCTGCTACCTATCTGGAGCATAGTCTAATTTATAGTAAAGAAGAAACCTAAATCAACTAAAAACAAGGAACACTATGAGCACTACTCTGACTAGTGGAGTTGACACTCCTGGTTTTATTCAACTACTTCCACTACAATGATCTAATCCCTACAAAATAGAAAACAGAAAAACAGCAAAGACTTATTCAAACTTTCTTCTCAACGGCTAGTGATTTGCACTAATTTGTAACAAAGGAAGATCGCGCCTACATGTACTGTACATGATTACTGAACGAGGCCCACCCTTTGAAAGAAACATATGAATATATGAAATGGTGAATTCATCTGAGCAATATGGTCACTTATTGAATTGTTGATGTGATCAATCGAGAAATGTTGGAAGAAATCTTGTTGAAATATCAGAATACGTCTTTTATAATTAATGACTAGTATCAAAATATTGATTGTGAGAAATTGATATTTATGACATGGGTTGTAGTAACGCGCCTTCTAATATGCAAAGTTGGTGGAGTGCTGGataaatatgttaaataaaaaCCTATTCAAGcattatatatacattaattatacaCGAAAATACAGATTGACAGGATATTCcatataaattgaatatatggACATGGAAGAAGAAAGGAAGAATGTCCTCGTATAACTATATaacaagaattttttttattcctaTAAAAGTCTTATTCacattcttaatataaaaaaaattgaagcatttatatgtgtgtgtattatatatatatatatatatatatatatatatatatatatatatatagatgtataGTCACATTAAATAGATTGAATACTTAGAGTATAAAAGCAATCCACAACGCCATTAATCTCACTTATCAATTAACAGTCAATTAACAGTCAATCACCAGGCTTCCATAAACTCTCTATCAATAAATCACTGTATCAAATGTTGATTGCAACGACAAACATGATATTTGTTAATTATCAGATTTTTCCATCAAtaatatcaattataattttgatttaaattatattatgacaAATATTTAACATTAATATGAGTGGATTTAGCATGACAAGGAAGTGTTAGTGGtttgtgtttattttgtatcatcaaaaatattatgatttgttATTTCCGCTACATAAAtaacatgattttttttatataataaagtgTTTTAAAAGAATTTAGATTTATATATCATTTGAATATTGGGCATCTACATGAAACTCCAATAATTTCTGCTGTGAAATTTCTGTTAGAAAAAGTAAAGGATTAAAAAAACGTGTCGAACTGTGACAtaatttctataaattatttattgggGTGATAAAATTGTTAAAAGAAAGTTGCCCATTCTTAACATGCGATCAACacacccatatatatatatataacatgtgCCATTGATATctattgataattatatttatttgaatatatttataattttgagagtcaatcacttaaataaattttgttaagaagaatgttaaaattattattcaataGAGGAAAATATTAGCACCAAAGAGTAGCACTCGCTTTATGATACTCCACCAAGATTGtagtgttaaaattttatttctcgGAAACCCCTCAATTATTATTCCCTTCCTCATAATTAGTTGTCCTATTATTAACAATCaaattatacaatttttgtttacatatttagatctgttttattattttaaactaaaaatcatAACCTAAACATATTTGATATAGTCTATGTTaaatttttctataattttttagttgtacaataaatatatacatcagTCAAACCTTGGTAATATTTAAAAGTTAACAACTAACTAGGGATCGAGGATAAGCGGATTATCAAGATTTTACTACTCCCGTGTTTTCCCGGACGGTAATTAAGCCTACTCTTTATTTTATAGCATGGAACTGCAAACTGCGTATGAACTAATTAAAGAGAAGCCAGTTGCTTCGGACTAAAGTCGTATTTGATGTACAATATAATCATATAGTTGCTGGCGGACTATCACTTTCAGAATGATTCATGGGATAATGATCTAATGTTATTTATGTAAAACCATATCTTTTCGTATCACTCTAGGCAACTTCATAATGCTTAATTATTCaatctaaaattatttaaacatataaaatacgTACACATATGCTTTTATAACCCCAATTTAGATCGGTAGAAGCAGATGACACCTATTGGTCAACCGCGAGAGAAAAGATAATAGAGAAAAACGACAAAAATATCACACGTAGctaggtcaagaatgaaatatgGATCCTTAATTCCTTACAATATATACgtatacatgtatataaataaagGTCCTCCTGCCTTCTAATTCATTCTGTTTATATGTACAAACACATTGTATTGGCAATCGAATTATAGAACTGTTTTAGTTATTTATCTAGCGTTTTATCAGCCTTGATGCCAATGGAAATGCCACCGAACAAATGGAACTCCGAACAGGTATGAATCAGACTATTTCGGGTCTTCAAACTTTTGAGAATTCGAGATTTATCTTATTATCAAGTATGAATAATTTACAGGTCAGGGAAGGCGTCGACTTCAATGGAATCAATCACTTCAAGATGGAATCCCTCCATTTCGACACACTTGACGACTTCACAAGTGAACAATATCTACTAACTTTGCCGGAAAGTAATTTCGGGAAGTCTTTATCTTCTGAGAGTTACAATGCTACTTTCTTTCCGACGGATCATCTGCAGGACCCTAGGGACTTCCGTAATGACAACATGGCTGATGAGAGTAATATATCGGATAGCTTTGAGCGGCCAGCTAAGCAATTGAAGACAAGTACATGGAACCCTAGCCCCGGCAAACAGGCAAACGTTATTCCTTCTTCCTCATCCTCCCAAATCATCTCATTTAGTAATGTTTCTTCACAAACCTTGGACCATCAAGGGTCTTGTGGATATTCGAGAGATGATAAGGTTCTACTGCCATACGAAGATTTGATGGATTCGAATGCCTCTTATGATAACGATAACTACACAGTAATAGCTGGAAAGCCGATTAGGAGGCCCAATGCTGTACCGGTGAAAGCTCCTTCGCATGTTCAAGATCACGTCATTGCAGAGAGAAAGAGGAGAGAGCGTCTCACGGAGCGTTTTATAGCTCTTTCTGCTATTGTTCCTGGCCTAAAGAAGGTATTCAACATACTCAGCTcccatttatattttttctttattaattaaatctGATATTCACTTCGTTCCAAATTAGATattcactttcaaaaaatcacgcAGTTTAAGAAAATTGAatgtttacaaattaattgTATTATATGAACATAATATGCGGAATGAGTTTGatgtagaaaatataaataagagatatatgagactttgaaatattattttcaattaaaagttGAAGTAGACAACTATtaattgaaacaattttttttcttaaaagtgGATATGTAAATTTAAA of Daucus carota subsp. sativus chromosome 3, DH1 v3.0, whole genome shotgun sequence contains these proteins:
- the LOC108212514 gene encoding transcription factor bHLH18; the encoded protein is MPMEMPPNKWNSEQVREGVDFNGINHFKMESLHFDTLDDFTSEQYLLTLPESNFGKSLSSESYNATFFPTDHLQDPRDFRNDNMADESNISDSFERPAKQLKTSTWNPSPGKQANVIPSSSSSQIISFSNVSSQTLDHQGSCGYSRDDKVLLPYEDLMDSNASYDNDNYTVIAGKPIRRPNAVPVKAPSHVQDHVIAERKRRERLTERFIALSAIVPGLKKLDKASVLGDAVKYLKQLQQRVELLEEQIKKKKKFEESPIVSQNDSSKLPAASEGYSSSCDDNSGGYPNKTTAEIEARILEKNVLIKIHCKKQKGFVSKMLSVIEQLHLTVISSNVLPFGDYAMDITVICQMHAECSLTVEELVRKLQSALQQYPDRAR